The Coregonus clupeaformis isolate EN_2021a chromosome 3, ASM2061545v1, whole genome shotgun sequence genome includes a region encoding these proteins:
- the LOC121542546 gene encoding cystine/glutamate transporter-like, whose product MTRRSVHGEVTGVNNTPQNGGHPGDNPTPKEDPEAPHGKVELKKKVTLLRGISIIIGTIIGAGIFISPKGILKNSGSVGMSLVVWIACGVLSLFGALSYAELGTSIKKSGGHYTYILEAFGPQMAFIRLWADLIAIRPAGLAVISLAFGQYILEPIFMPCGVPEIAIKLATSIGLTSVMYLNSMSTSWTNRIQIFLTFSKLLAIAIIIVPGLYMLFKGETKNFENAFEVSNIKLTGLPLAFYSGMYAYAGWFYLNFVTEEVENPEKTVPLAICISMAIVTSCYVLTNVAYYTVMSAEELLASQAVAVTFAEKMMGNFSVAVPVFVALSCFGSMNGCLFAFSRIFYVASREGHLPEVLSMIHVRRHTPLAAVIILYPMTVFQLFVGDIYSLLNFMSFLRWLFIGVAVLGLIYMRYTRPDMPRPFKVPLFIPAIFSFTCFFMVFLSLYSDPINTGIGFAISLTGIPAYYIFIVFDRRPKWLQNGLDSFNRSVQIILEVIPAEH is encoded by the exons ATGACCAGGAGGTCAGTCCATGGTGAGGTGACTGGGGTGAACAACACCCCCCAAAATGGGGGACACCCGGGGGATAACCCTACCCCAAAAGAGGACCCTGAAGCCCCGCACGGAAAGGTAGAGCTTAAAAAGAAGGTGACCCTGCTTCGGGGAATCTCCATCATCATCGGGACCATCATCGGCGCGGGAATCTTCATCTCTCCCAAGGGAATCCTGAAGAACTCTGGGAGTGTTGGAATGTCTCTGGTGGTGTGGATCGCCTGCGGAGTGCTGTCTCTATTTG GGGCCCTGTCCTATGCAGAGCTGGGAACCAGCATCAAGAAGTCTGGAGGACATTATACCTATATTCTGGAGGCTTTTGGACCACAGATGGCCTTCATACGTCTCTGGGCTGACCTCATCgccatcag ACCTGCAGGGTTGGCAGTGATATCCCTGGCCTTTGGACAATATATCCTGGAGCCCATATTCATGCCCTGTGGAGTGCCCGAGATCGCTATCAAACTGGCCACCTCTATAGGACTAA CGTCAGTGATGTATCTCAACAGTATGAGTACGAGCTGGACAAACAGGATTCAGATCTTCCTCACCTTTAGCAAGCTGCTGGCCATCGCCATCATCATCGTACCTGGCCTCTATATGCTCTTCAAAG GGGAGACTAAGAACTTTGAGAATGCGTTTGAGGTCAGTAATATCAAGCTCACAGGTCTTCCTCTGGCCTTCTACTCTGGGATGTACGCCTATGCTGGGTG GTTTTACCTTAACTTTGTGACTGAGGAAGTAGAGAACCCCGAAAA GACTGTGCCATTGGCCATCTGTATCTCCATGGCGATAGTCACTTCCTGCTACGTGTTGACCAATGTGGCTTACTACACTGTGATGTCAGCAGAGGAGCTGTTGGCCTCACAAGCCGTCGCCGTG ACATTTGCAGAGAAGATGATGGGGAACTTTTCAGTGGCAGTGCCAGTATTTGTGGCCTTGTCGTGCTTCGGTTCGATGAACGGCTGCTTGTTCGCTTTCTCAAG AATTTTCTATGTGGCTTCACGGGAAGGCCATCTCCCTGAGGTTCTGTCCATGATCCACGTCCGCAGACACACACCTTTGGCAGCTGTCATCATTCTG TACCCTATGACGGTGTTCCAGCTGTTTGTGGGCGATATCTACAGCCTGTTGAACTTCATGAGCTTCCTCCGCTGGCTCTTCATTGGCGTGGCTGTACTGGGCCTCATCTACATGAGATACACACGCCCTGACATGCCACGCCCTTTCAAG GTTCCTCTTTTCATTCCAGCCATTTTCTCCTTCACCTGTTTCTTCatggtgttcctctctctctactccgaCCCCATCAACACAGGGATAGGATTCGCCATCTCCCTAACAGGAATCCCAGCCTACTATATCTTCATTGTGTTTGACCGCAGACCCAAGTGGCTACAGAATGGTTTAG ATTCCTTTAACAGATCTGTCCAGATCATCCTGGAGGTGATCCCAGCAGAACACTGA